A single genomic interval of Lucilia cuprina isolate Lc7/37 chromosome 2, ASM2204524v1, whole genome shotgun sequence harbors:
- the LOC111689764 gene encoding alcohol dehydrogenase-related 31 kDa protein-like, whose protein sequence is MDLEGKNVVYVADCGGLAFETCKVLVSRNIAKLAILHSVDNPQAIAKLQALNPRTQIFFWKFSFTMSRSEMKRYFDDVITQIDCIDVLINGSTLCKEQDVDASINVNLTAPINIVSIVMPFMDKSKDGGRGGMIVNINSVTGLDPSPVFCVYSAAKFGLLGFTRSLAHPIYYDKTGVAVLGICCGPTKTFVRHTMKAFLEYGQEYVDKLKGAPCQETAVCARNIVRAIEMGSNGQIWIADNERLDIVKPQLYWKMSNELLEYMAR, encoded by the exons atgGATTTGGAAGGAAAGAATGTAGTTTATGTAGCCGATTGTGGAGGCCTGGCTTTTGAGACCTGCAAAGTATTGGTATCACGCAATATAGCG AAACTCGCCATTCTACATAGTGTGGATAATCCACAGGCCATAGCCAAACTCCAGGCTTTAAATCCTCGtacacaaattttcttttggaaattttcttttaccatGAGCCGTTCGGAAATGAAACGTTATTTTGATGATGTTATAACACAAATTGATTGTATAGATGTTTTGATCAATGGCAGCACTTTGTGTAAGGAACAAGATGTTGATGCCTCAATTAATGTGAACCTAACTGCACCCATCAATATTGTCAGTATTGTTATGCCTTTTATGGACAAGAGTAAAGATGGTGGTCGAGGTGGTATGATTGTGAATATTAATTCAGTGACTGGATTGGATCCTTCGCCCGTATTTTGTGTTTATAGTGCAGCCAAGTTTGGTTTGTTGGGCTTTACCAGGAGTTTAGCG CACCCAATTTATTACGATAAAACTGGTGTTGCGGTATTGGGCATTTGTTGTGGTCCCACAAAAACTTTTGTACGTCATACAATGAAGGCATTTCTTGAATATGGACAAGAGTATGTGGATAAATTAAAAGGGGCACCATGTCAAGAAACCGCAGTGTGTGCACGCAATATAGTACGAGCCATAGAAATGGGTTCAAATGGACAAATATGGATAGCTGACAATGAACGTTTGGACATTGTGAAACCACAACTCTATTGGAAAATGTCAAATGAATTGTTGGAGTATATGGCAcgttaa